One region of Priestia megaterium genomic DNA includes:
- a CDS encoding L-lactate dehydrogenase gives MKTQFTPKTRKVAVIGTGFVGSSYAFSMVNQGIANELVLIDMNKEKAEGEARDINHGMPFSTPMKIWAGDYKDCADADLVVITAGANQAPGETRLDLVEKNVKIFECIVKDIMNSGFDGIILVATNPVDILAHVTQKVSGLPNERVIGSGTILDTARFRYLLSDYFEVDSRNVHAYIMGEHGDTEFPVWSHAQIGGVKLEHFINTAAIEKEPDMQHLFEQTRDAAYHIINRKGATYYGIAMGLVRITKAILDDENSILTVSALLEGQYGISDVYIGVPAIINKNGVRQIIELNLTPHEQQQLEHSASILKQTRDRAFV, from the coding sequence ATGAAAACACAATTTACACCAAAAACACGAAAAGTTGCTGTTATCGGAACTGGTTTTGTTGGCTCAAGCTACGCTTTTTCAATGGTGAATCAAGGTATTGCCAATGAATTAGTGTTAATCGATATGAACAAAGAAAAAGCGGAAGGTGAAGCACGCGATATCAATCACGGTATGCCATTTTCCACACCGATGAAAATCTGGGCTGGAGATTATAAAGACTGTGCTGACGCTGATTTAGTAGTTATTACAGCGGGCGCTAATCAAGCTCCAGGGGAAACGCGCTTAGATCTAGTTGAAAAAAACGTTAAAATTTTTGAATGCATTGTAAAAGATATTATGAACAGCGGATTTGACGGCATCATTTTAGTGGCAACAAATCCAGTTGATATTCTCGCACACGTTACACAAAAAGTATCAGGATTACCAAACGAACGAGTAATTGGTTCAGGAACGATTCTTGACACAGCTCGCTTCCGCTACTTGTTAAGCGACTATTTTGAAGTAGATTCTCGCAACGTCCACGCTTATATTATGGGGGAACATGGAGATACGGAATTTCCTGTTTGGAGCCACGCGCAAATTGGCGGTGTGAAGCTCGAACATTTTATCAATACTGCTGCTATTGAAAAAGAGCCGGATATGCAGCATCTATTCGAACAAACACGCGATGCGGCTTACCATATTATTAATCGAAAAGGAGCGACTTATTACGGAATTGCGATGGGACTTGTACGCATCACCAAGGCTATTTTAGATGATGAAAATTCTATTTTAACGGTATCTGCTTTATTAGAAGGACAATACGGTATTTCTGATGTGTATATCGGCGTGCCGGCTATCATTAATAAAAACGGCGTGCGCCAAATTATTGAATTGAATTTAACTCCTCACGAACAGCAGCAGCTCGAGCACTCTGCTAGCATTCTTAAGCAAACTCGCGACAGAGCTTTTGTGTAA
- a CDS encoding cation diffusion facilitator family transporter, translating to MENYYEQAQKGAWVSILSYIFLSACKLIIAGVTASSALKADGLNNVTDIIASIAVLVGLKISKKPRDNDHPYGHSRAEHISSLIASFIMMVIGLEVLVDAGQSLFMDKSEAPNLLAAWVGLGAAAVMGGVYRYNIKLAKKLDSQSLYAVAKDNLSDALVSIGAVVGIFGSQFGLPWLDVVAAFAVGIIICKTAIEIFKEAAHSLTDGFDEEKLGHYKESIGLVEGVKEVEDVKARKLGNQVVIDVTVKVDPHLNVIKSHEIADQIEHMMNDEHQIKDTLVHIEPDAYEKQK from the coding sequence ATGGAGAACTACTATGAGCAAGCCCAAAAAGGCGCTTGGGTTAGTATCTTATCATATATCTTTTTATCAGCATGTAAACTTATTATTGCGGGTGTCACCGCTTCCTCTGCATTAAAAGCCGACGGTCTTAATAATGTTACAGATATTATTGCATCAATTGCCGTCTTAGTCGGCTTAAAAATCTCTAAAAAACCTCGTGATAATGATCATCCCTATGGACATTCCAGAGCGGAACATATCTCTTCACTTATTGCTTCTTTTATCATGATGGTCATTGGACTAGAAGTATTGGTCGATGCGGGTCAGTCATTATTTATGGACAAATCTGAAGCGCCTAATTTACTGGCTGCTTGGGTAGGTCTTGGAGCGGCTGCTGTTATGGGTGGTGTCTACCGATATAATATTAAGCTTGCTAAAAAACTTGATAGCCAGTCTTTATATGCGGTTGCTAAAGATAATTTGTCTGATGCACTTGTGAGCATAGGGGCTGTTGTGGGAATTTTCGGCTCGCAATTCGGCTTGCCCTGGCTGGACGTGGTAGCTGCTTTTGCTGTGGGAATTATTATTTGTAAAACAGCCATCGAGATTTTTAAAGAAGCGGCTCATTCTTTAACGGACGGATTTGATGAAGAAAAGTTAGGACACTACAAAGAAAGCATTGGGCTTGTAGAAGGGGTAAAAGAAGTAGAAGATGTGAAAGCGCGCAAGCTTGGTAATCAAGTCGTGATTGATGTAACTGTTAAAGTAGATCCTCATTTAAATGTTATTAAAAGCCATGAAATTGCTGATCAAATTGAACATATGATGAACGATGAGCATCAGATTAAAGATACGCTTGTTCATATTGAACCTGATGCATACGAAAAGCAAAAATAA
- a CDS encoding methyl-accepting chemotaxis protein, with protein sequence MKRLSAKLVVFFSIFIAILLLVVSGAVYQFTKTQIEKDVEVQSQSQVKELRETIHTYLDMYSRSLLTYSENDVIVNFVKQEGDQTNQEKNPYFTWNTVQKEFTQFKEKYPNLVLEYIGTKNKGMYSVPKQEFGSNYDPTSRVWYKQAVESPDEVVYTDPYEDAATKKTVVTIAKAILDPDTKNVLGVIATDLDLDALKNIVGKAEVNHGGYAFLFDQNGTALVHPTEAGKNLMNQPFMKKMYEADRNKDFMKYTFQGEERVMAYDTLEGTNWKIGNAFIYNEMLSSAHHLLNVIVWIALIGILLSVVLTIFFSRIITNPIRRLKNEVAKVTAGDLTVQVQTKSKDEIGELTHLFNDMVAKMKTLIGTVQTSVETVKTSVEDLSAVSEEATASSEEIGRAIHEIASGATQQASDADSTNHKTMSLSSQIEEVIEQNAQINKMTIEAVTINEKGLKQMQLLRNQTTESSQTIHGVQTVMEELTSKMKEIESIIFTINSISDQTNLLALNASIEAARAGEHGKGFAVVAEEVRKLAEQSSQATEQVRHTIAAIQGEVAAAREECNRTEELSKSQDFVVGDTEQAFREIATTIEQVAAAVEHVTSSMDSIDEHKEDVVAAIQSIAAIAQQSAAGTEEITASTEEQIRAISTVSQSAEHLQEISEELANLIRQFKIK encoded by the coding sequence ATGAAGAGGTTAAGTGCAAAACTCGTAGTATTTTTTAGTATTTTTATAGCTATTTTATTATTAGTTGTTTCAGGGGCTGTTTATCAATTTACCAAAACACAAATAGAAAAAGATGTAGAAGTTCAGTCTCAAAGTCAAGTGAAAGAGTTAAGAGAAACGATTCATACGTACTTAGACATGTATAGTCGTTCTTTGCTGACGTATAGTGAAAATGATGTAATTGTTAATTTTGTTAAGCAAGAAGGAGATCAAACAAACCAAGAGAAAAATCCGTATTTTACATGGAACACAGTTCAAAAAGAGTTTACACAGTTTAAAGAAAAGTATCCTAACTTAGTACTTGAATACATAGGCACAAAAAATAAAGGAATGTATTCTGTTCCTAAGCAAGAGTTTGGTTCAAACTATGATCCGACTTCCAGGGTGTGGTACAAACAAGCAGTAGAATCACCTGATGAGGTTGTTTACACGGATCCATATGAAGATGCAGCAACGAAAAAGACGGTTGTGACGATTGCAAAGGCTATTTTAGATCCAGATACTAAAAATGTGCTGGGCGTTATAGCTACTGATTTAGACTTAGATGCATTAAAAAACATTGTAGGTAAAGCAGAAGTAAATCACGGTGGATATGCATTTTTATTTGATCAAAATGGCACAGCGCTCGTTCATCCAACAGAAGCTGGAAAAAATTTAATGAATCAGCCATTTATGAAAAAAATGTACGAAGCAGACCGGAATAAAGATTTCATGAAGTATACCTTTCAAGGTGAAGAGAGAGTGATGGCATATGATACTCTCGAAGGAACGAATTGGAAGATAGGAAACGCCTTTATTTATAATGAAATGCTCTCAAGCGCTCATCATTTACTGAATGTGATTGTCTGGATTGCGTTAATTGGCATCTTATTATCAGTGGTGTTAACCATCTTTTTCTCAAGAATCATTACGAATCCGATTCGCCGCTTGAAAAACGAAGTAGCCAAAGTAACAGCTGGCGATTTAACAGTTCAGGTTCAGACGAAGTCAAAAGATGAAATTGGTGAACTTACTCATTTATTTAACGATATGGTAGCTAAAATGAAAACATTGATTGGCACGGTTCAGACGTCTGTTGAGACAGTAAAAACGTCTGTTGAAGACTTGAGTGCTGTATCTGAAGAAGCAACTGCATCCAGTGAAGAAATTGGCCGGGCTATCCATGAGATTGCCAGCGGCGCCACGCAGCAGGCTTCTGACGCTGACTCTACTAATCACAAAACGATGAGTTTATCTTCACAAATTGAAGAAGTCATTGAACAAAACGCCCAGATTAATAAAATGACGATTGAAGCTGTAACCATCAATGAAAAAGGCTTAAAACAAATGCAGCTGCTTCGCAATCAAACTACCGAATCATCTCAGACGATTCACGGTGTTCAAACGGTAATGGAAGAGTTAACAAGTAAGATGAAAGAAATTGAATCTATTATTTTTACAATTAATAGCATTTCAGATCAGACAAATTTACTTGCACTAAATGCTAGTATTGAAGCAGCTCGTGCAGGAGAACATGGCAAAGGATTTGCGGTAGTAGCTGAAGAGGTACGAAAACTTGCTGAACAGTCCTCTCAAGCTACTGAACAAGTTCGCCACACGATTGCAGCGATTCAAGGGGAAGTCGCGGCTGCTCGTGAAGAATGCAACCGGACAGAAGAACTTTCAAAATCTCAAGACTTTGTGGTAGGAGACACAGAACAAGCTTTTCGTGAAATTGCTACTACCATTGAGCAGGTGGCAGCGGCTGTCGAACATGTAACAAGCAGCATGGACAGCATTGATGAGCATAAGGAAGACGTGGTAGCGGCCATTCAAAGTATAGCAGCTATTGCACAGCAATCAGCAGCAGGAACGGAAGAAATTACGGCTTCTACAGAAGAACAAATTAGAGCTATTTCTACTGTTTCTCAATCGGCTGAACATTTGCAAGAGATTAGTGAAGAATTGGCGAACTTGATTCGTCAATTTAAAATTAAATAA
- a CDS encoding RluA family pseudouridine synthase yields the protein MSIHGQWLEDKIAKNDAGQTIEDYLKTKWRIPKKTLHQFRMNKNVLINGEPLPWRNTLKENDRVSLPFFEAEPNEITPYHVNIEILFEDEHVLIVNKPINLNTHPSSEQDQKTLLNAVAAYFQKIGLKTKPRHVHRLDSDTSGAILFTKHFVASSVFDQLLAERKINRTYVALVQGLMKQEQGIVNEPIGRDRHHATRRRVSRTGQAAKTSYRVLKRNMAKNETLIELSLETGRTHQIRVHMSHIGHPLLGDTLYGGKRLKDQQQALHAIKLSFIHPFTHQRVSAVAPPDQQVFLPYSNLFSY from the coding sequence ATGAGTATACACGGCCAATGGCTAGAAGATAAAATCGCAAAAAATGATGCAGGGCAAACAATTGAAGATTATTTAAAAACGAAATGGCGTATTCCCAAAAAAACGTTGCATCAGTTTCGGATGAATAAAAATGTGCTTATAAACGGTGAGCCTTTACCATGGAGGAATACTCTTAAGGAAAATGATAGAGTATCACTCCCTTTTTTTGAAGCAGAACCTAATGAAATAACACCTTACCATGTTAATATAGAGATTTTGTTTGAAGATGAACACGTGCTAATCGTAAACAAACCAATAAACCTAAATACTCATCCTTCATCAGAGCAGGACCAAAAAACTCTTTTAAATGCTGTAGCTGCTTATTTTCAAAAAATAGGCCTCAAAACAAAACCTAGACACGTTCACCGTTTGGACAGCGATACATCAGGTGCTATCTTATTCACGAAGCATTTTGTAGCAAGCTCTGTGTTTGACCAGCTGCTGGCTGAACGTAAAATTAACCGGACTTATGTTGCTCTTGTCCAAGGACTCATGAAACAAGAGCAAGGAATCGTTAATGAACCTATTGGACGCGATCGCCATCACGCTACGAGAAGAAGAGTATCTAGAACGGGACAAGCTGCCAAAACATCTTATCGCGTGTTAAAGCGCAATATGGCAAAAAATGAAACGCTTATTGAACTTTCGCTCGAGACCGGACGCACTCACCAAATACGTGTTCATATGAGTCACATCGGCCATCCATTACTTGGTGATACGCTTTATGGCGGAAAGAGATTAAAAGATCAGCAGCAAGCTTTACATGCCATTAAGCTTTCTTTTATACACCCGTTTACACATCAGCGCGTGTCAGCTGTTGCACCTCCAGATCAGCAGGTTTTTTTACCGTACAGCAACTTGTTTTCCTATTAA
- a CDS encoding YhcU family protein, with amino-acid sequence MKIAQAAPPEMENYIEELTEQLRYDLLPRYVSVDKLNPDELLNPDYCTDHLYNGLLDEALQVISSLQTIIAVIEAIQHRPIEESDCEQFEKNIAILKKYGFLFPVSIECFAKENNLITYSYESFYNSYIN; translated from the coding sequence ATGAAAATTGCCCAAGCAGCTCCGCCAGAAATGGAGAATTACATAGAAGAGTTGACTGAACAGCTTCGCTATGACTTGTTACCTCGGTATGTATCTGTAGATAAGCTTAATCCTGATGAATTATTAAATCCAGATTATTGTACAGACCATTTATATAATGGCTTACTCGATGAAGCATTGCAAGTCATTAGTAGCCTTCAGACAATAATTGCCGTGATTGAAGCGATTCAACATCGGCCGATTGAAGAAAGCGACTGCGAGCAATTCGAAAAAAATATTGCAATTTTAAAAAAATACGGGTTCTTATTTCCTGTTTCCATTGAGTGTTTTGCAAAAGAAAACAATTTGATTACGTATTCGTATGAATCGTTTTATAATTCATACATAAATTAA
- a CDS encoding Gfo/Idh/MocA family protein has protein sequence MTKAKLCFIGAGFHASTNIYPSVIEAGAEIKAISTRSIERSKTALQRFGSSGTPYDDYKKMLKQEKCDGVVVVAQPEDHPALVLDCIRAGQNVYVDKPLGMNKREAKEISDAAKQAGVKVMVGFMKRYAPCYMKLKELIEEGSLGSVRSFQARFAVDSTTFCKDEEQFMKLAAIHIVDLVRHLFGEVVHVTGFRNNHGEYISNSISLKFDNGTVESLYFTGMTAWSRESENLLVPFDDGFAFVDEINSLTIHESQTFDELPWKSLKENDRVFTPSASPMSGAYRDLYLRGFVGEMAHFIECCTNDQEPLSSGSDNVKTMRLCDQILSSLM, from the coding sequence ATGACAAAAGCAAAATTATGTTTTATTGGTGCAGGCTTTCACGCATCAACGAACATTTACCCCTCTGTTATTGAAGCGGGAGCAGAAATTAAAGCAATTTCCACACGCAGTATCGAAAGATCAAAAACTGCTCTTCAACGATTTGGGAGCAGCGGTACGCCGTACGATGATTATAAGAAAATGCTAAAGCAAGAAAAGTGCGATGGAGTAGTGGTTGTGGCACAGCCTGAAGATCATCCTGCTTTGGTGCTGGATTGCATTCGAGCAGGACAAAATGTTTATGTGGACAAGCCTTTGGGGATGAATAAAAGAGAAGCAAAAGAGATTTCAGATGCTGCTAAGCAAGCTGGCGTAAAAGTTATGGTAGGTTTTATGAAGCGCTATGCGCCTTGTTATATGAAGTTAAAAGAATTAATTGAAGAAGGTAGCCTAGGAAGTGTCCGTTCATTTCAAGCAAGATTTGCTGTAGACAGTACCACTTTTTGTAAAGATGAAGAGCAGTTTATGAAGCTTGCTGCCATACATATTGTTGATCTCGTCCGTCACTTGTTCGGCGAAGTCGTTCACGTGACAGGGTTCAGAAATAATCATGGTGAATATATTTCAAATAGTATTTCGCTGAAGTTTGACAATGGCACTGTAGAGAGCCTGTATTTTACTGGCATGACAGCATGGTCTCGAGAAAGTGAAAACTTATTAGTGCCATTTGACGATGGCTTTGCTTTTGTTGACGAAATAAATTCATTAACTATTCACGAATCCCAGACTTTTGATGAATTACCGTGGAAATCATTAAAAGAAAACGATCGTGTGTTTACACCTTCTGCTTCACCGATGTCGGGAGCTTACCGAGATCTTTACCTTCGTGGTTTTGTTGGAGAGATGGCTCATTTTATTGAGTGTTGTACAAATGACCAAGAACCTCTTTCCAGTGGGAGCGACAATGTAAAAACGATGAGATTATGTGATCAAATACTGTCATCTTTAATGTAA
- a CDS encoding SurA N-terminal domain-containing protein codes for MRKLMYTLLIGLIAAALTACGSNDDAKQSKNDDQKTAQTEKQKEAQEKQEKQAKEMQKKLDKQKVDEKKTVAVVNGKKVSGEEYNAALATSQNQYQQMGQDPTSKEAAKQVKQQTIDNLVGQTLLLQEAENKGYKATDEEVNKKLKETKKQFKTDKQFKAALKDAGITQSQLKSELADSIKYQQYVDKDIQTPEVTDKEIQDYYDQFAKQSQSQASGSKEQSQMPKLEDVKPQIKQQLEQQKKQEALQKKVEELKKNAKVEVKL; via the coding sequence ATGAGAAAACTGATGTATACATTGCTCATTGGGTTAATTGCTGCAGCTTTAACAGCTTGTGGTTCAAACGATGATGCAAAGCAATCAAAGAACGATGATCAAAAAACTGCACAAACTGAGAAGCAAAAAGAGGCTCAGGAAAAGCAGGAAAAGCAAGCAAAAGAAATGCAGAAGAAATTAGATAAACAAAAAGTAGATGAAAAGAAAACCGTAGCAGTTGTAAACGGTAAAAAAGTTTCGGGTGAAGAATATAATGCAGCCCTGGCTACATCACAAAATCAGTACCAACAAATGGGACAAGACCCAACTTCTAAAGAAGCAGCTAAACAAGTAAAGCAGCAAACAATTGACAATTTAGTAGGTCAAACGCTGCTATTGCAAGAAGCTGAAAACAAAGGCTATAAAGCAACTGATGAAGAAGTAAATAAAAAGTTAAAAGAAACGAAAAAGCAGTTCAAAACAGATAAACAGTTCAAAGCGGCTTTAAAAGATGCAGGAATCACTCAATCACAATTAAAGTCTGAGCTGGCTGACAGCATTAAATATCAGCAGTACGTAGATAAAGATATCCAAACACCTGAAGTAACAGATAAGGAAATTCAAGATTATTACGATCAATTTGCAAAACAAAGCCAAAGTCAAGCAAGCGGCAGTAAAGAACAATCTCAAATGCCAAAGCTTGAAGACGTAAAGCCTCAAATTAAGCAGCAGCTTGAACAACAAAAGAAACAAGAAGCATTACAGAAAAAAGTTGAAGAACTTAAGAAAAATGCAAAAGTTGAAGTGAAGCTTTAA
- a CDS encoding L,D-transpeptidase, translating into MKKVAVFFVGLVFLLAGMGLTGNASAASNQLIIINKSTNTLAFYNGGKLVKTFKVATGRQMSYTPEGTFSIVNKIKNRPYYKDNIRGGDPRNPLGDRWLGLNARGTYGTTYAIHGNNNPSSIGTYASSGCIRMYDEEVRWLFDRVQTGTKVVIGQFHSQSFDSIAIKNKYKISSTPVAQNLCKTKKLSKGQIGFVTIQSPMVLLKEEQGKWVKIRTLNRGERYNVYKIDGIKVSLGPGFIENYPNKKTSIKLDICK; encoded by the coding sequence ATGAAAAAGGTGGCTGTTTTTTTTGTTGGGCTTGTTTTTTTACTCGCAGGGATGGGTCTGACAGGCAATGCTTCTGCGGCGTCAAATCAACTTATTATCATTAATAAATCTACTAACACCCTTGCTTTTTATAATGGAGGAAAATTAGTAAAGACGTTCAAAGTTGCGACAGGGAGGCAGATGAGTTATACACCAGAGGGTACTTTTAGCATTGTGAATAAAATTAAAAACCGGCCTTATTATAAAGACAACATTCGCGGAGGAGATCCTAGGAATCCACTAGGTGATCGCTGGCTAGGATTAAATGCGCGCGGAACGTATGGGACCACGTACGCTATTCATGGAAATAATAATCCAAGTTCTATCGGAACCTACGCAAGTTCAGGGTGCATTCGTATGTATGATGAAGAGGTACGCTGGCTGTTTGACCGCGTTCAAACCGGTACAAAAGTGGTTATTGGTCAATTTCATTCTCAAAGTTTTGATTCAATCGCTATTAAAAACAAATACAAAATAAGCAGTACTCCAGTTGCCCAGAATCTTTGTAAAACGAAAAAGCTCTCAAAAGGCCAAATTGGTTTTGTAACGATTCAATCACCGATGGTTTTGTTAAAAGAAGAACAAGGAAAATGGGTAAAGATTCGTACGTTAAATCGCGGTGAACGTTACAATGTATATAAAATAGATGGCATTAAAGTCTCTTTAGGACCAGGATTTATTGAAAATTACCCTAATAAAAAAACATCCATAAAATTAGATATTTGCAAATAG
- a CDS encoding carbon-nitrogen hydrolase family protein, with amino-acid sequence MSTIDLSKFEKKMIIRNIKPDDIDEILALQKLSFPGMDPWKKEQLESHLAIFPEGQICAEYDGEIIGSCSSLIVNFDEYDDQHTWDDITDEGYITNHNPEGYNLYGIEVMVHPKYRGMKIGRRLYEARKDLARELNLKSIIIGGRIPNYHKHSAEMSPREYVEQVIHHKIYDPVLSFQLMNGFTLMRINPGYLPDDLASNKYATLMEWNNVDYVRRSKRHFKTSFPVRICVVQYMMKQINSFEEFATQVEYYTDVAYDAKADFCVFPEIFTTQLMSFLNEKIPSKAVQRVAEYTEEYIELFTNLAVKYNVNIIGGSHFVEEDNGDIFNIAYLFRRDGTIEKQYKVHITPNERKWWGISPGDKVEVFDTDCGKIAIQICYDIEFPELARIATDKGANIIFTPFCTEDRQGYLRVRYCSQARAIENQIYTVIAGTVGNLPETENMDIQYAQSAIFAPSDFEFARDGIVGECNPNIEMVVIGDVDLEILRRQRQSGTVRQLKDRRHDVYNIKYKK; translated from the coding sequence ATGTCTACAATAGACTTATCAAAATTCGAGAAAAAAATGATTATTCGTAACATCAAACCGGACGATATAGATGAAATCTTAGCACTTCAAAAGCTATCATTCCCCGGAATGGATCCGTGGAAAAAAGAACAGCTTGAAAGTCATCTGGCCATTTTTCCAGAAGGACAAATATGTGCAGAGTACGACGGGGAAATTATCGGATCTTGTTCCAGCTTGATTGTGAACTTTGATGAGTACGATGATCAGCATACGTGGGACGATATTACAGACGAAGGATACATTACAAATCATAACCCGGAAGGCTACAATCTGTATGGAATTGAAGTAATGGTTCATCCAAAGTATCGCGGCATGAAAATAGGACGCCGCTTATATGAAGCGCGTAAAGATTTAGCACGTGAATTGAACCTTAAAAGTATCATCATCGGAGGAAGAATTCCTAATTACCATAAGCATTCAGCTGAAATGTCGCCTAGAGAGTATGTAGAGCAAGTTATTCATCATAAAATTTATGATCCAGTACTATCTTTTCAGCTAATGAACGGATTTACGCTTATGCGTATAAACCCTGGTTATCTTCCTGATGACCTAGCTTCTAATAAGTATGCAACGCTGATGGAATGGAACAACGTAGATTATGTTCGCCGTTCAAAACGCCATTTTAAAACATCATTCCCAGTGCGTATTTGTGTTGTTCAGTATATGATGAAACAGATCAATTCATTTGAAGAGTTTGCAACACAGGTAGAATATTATACAGATGTTGCTTATGATGCAAAAGCCGACTTCTGCGTATTCCCGGAAATTTTCACAACTCAGCTCATGTCTTTCTTGAATGAAAAAATTCCAAGCAAAGCGGTTCAGCGCGTAGCAGAATATACGGAAGAGTACATTGAGTTATTTACTAACTTAGCGGTTAAATATAACGTAAATATTATTGGAGGATCCCACTTCGTCGAAGAAGATAATGGAGATATCTTTAATATTGCCTATCTATTCCGCCGAGATGGAACAATTGAAAAGCAGTACAAAGTGCATATTACACCTAATGAAAGAAAATGGTGGGGAATTAGCCCAGGAGATAAAGTTGAAGTGTTTGATACAGATTGCGGGAAAATTGCGATCCAAATTTGCTATGACATTGAATTTCCGGAGCTTGCTCGTATTGCTACAGATAAAGGTGCAAATATTATTTTTACACCATTCTGTACGGAAGATCGTCAAGGCTATCTGCGCGTAAGATACTGCTCTCAGGCTCGTGCGATCGAAAACCAAATTTATACGGTTATCGCAGGTACGGTTGGAAATCTGCCTGAAACAGAAAATATGGATATTCAGTACGCTCAGTCTGCTATTTTTGCACCGTCTGACTTTGAATTTGCACGAGACGGTATTGTAGGAGAATGTAACCCTAATATTGAAATGGTGGTTATTGGAGATGTAGATTTAGAAATTCTTCGTCGCCAGCGTCAATCAGGAACGGTTCGTCAATTAAAAGATCGACGCCATGACGTTTACAATATTAAATATAAAAAATAA
- a CDS encoding glycerol-3-phosphate responsive antiterminator: MSFHGQSVLPAVRDMKQLENFLVSNYEYGVLLDNQVGMLKGIMREVHKHEKKLIIHLDLIHGLKHDEYAVDFLCQEFKPAGIISTRTNVILKAKQRGIYAIQRVFLLDSTALKKSYELMKKVKPDYIELLPGIVPTLIQEVKAETGIPVLAGGLIRTEEEVRNALGAGASAVTTSNRELWSIST, from the coding sequence ATGAGTTTTCATGGACAATCGGTATTACCCGCTGTTCGAGATATGAAGCAATTGGAAAATTTTTTAGTAAGCAATTACGAGTACGGAGTTCTTTTAGACAATCAAGTGGGCATGCTAAAAGGAATTATGAGAGAGGTTCATAAGCATGAAAAAAAGCTAATCATTCATTTAGACTTAATTCATGGCTTAAAGCACGATGAGTATGCGGTTGATTTTTTGTGTCAGGAGTTTAAGCCTGCGGGGATTATTTCGACAAGAACAAACGTCATTTTAAAAGCTAAACAAAGAGGAATCTATGCCATTCAACGGGTCTTTTTATTAGACAGCACGGCTTTGAAGAAAAGCTACGAGTTAATGAAGAAAGTAAAACCCGATTATATTGAGCTTCTTCCTGGAATTGTGCCCACTTTAATCCAAGAAGTCAAAGCTGAAACAGGCATTCCAGTGTTAGCCGGAGGTTTAATACGAACCGAAGAAGAAGTTCGTAATGCTTTAGGAGCTGGGGCTTCTGCTGTTACAACATCAAATAGAGAACTGTGGAGTATTTCAACTTAA
- a CDS encoding MIP/aquaporin family protein gives MQAFLGEVIGTMILIILGAGVCAGVNLKKSFAANSGWIVITMGWGMAVAMAAYAVGNMSGAHLNPALTVALAITGDFPWSQVPMYILAQFIGAILGATVVYLHYLPHWKETKDAGTKLGVFATGPAIANPFANVLSEAIGTFVLVVGILAIGANKFTDGLNPLVVGFLIVSIGLSLGGTTGYAINPARDLGPRIAHAILPIPGKGSSNWKYAWVPVVGPLLGGSIGAVFYQAAFLNKMSNSLWIVLSIAVIVLAVIYAVSKQKAAQIQSAVVPKK, from the coding sequence ATGCAAGCATTTTTAGGAGAAGTAATTGGAACAATGATACTAATTATCCTTGGCGCTGGTGTATGTGCGGGCGTCAATTTAAAAAAATCGTTTGCTGCTAATTCAGGATGGATCGTTATCACAATGGGGTGGGGAATGGCAGTAGCCATGGCAGCATATGCGGTTGGTAATATGAGTGGAGCACACTTAAACCCAGCGCTAACAGTAGCGCTTGCTATTACAGGTGATTTTCCATGGTCGCAAGTACCGATGTACATTTTAGCTCAGTTTATTGGAGCGATTCTTGGTGCAACAGTTGTTTATTTACACTATCTTCCACACTGGAAAGAAACAAAAGATGCTGGTACAAAACTAGGCGTATTTGCAACGGGGCCAGCAATTGCGAACCCATTTGCAAACGTTTTAAGTGAGGCGATTGGAACATTTGTATTAGTAGTAGGAATTTTAGCAATTGGAGCAAATAAATTTACAGATGGATTAAATCCTTTAGTAGTAGGATTTTTAATCGTAAGTATTGGTTTATCATTAGGAGGAACAACGGGGTATGCTATCAACCCTGCTCGTGATTTAGGACCTCGTATTGCTCATGCTATCTTGCCGATACCGGGTAAAGGCAGCTCGAACTGGAAATATGCTTGGGTGCCAGTAGTGGGGCCTCTATTAGGCGGATCAATTGGCGCAGTCTTTTATCAAGCAGCATTCTTAAATAAAATGTCTAACAGCTTATGGATTGTCTTAAGTATTGCAGTGATTGTTTTAGCGGTTATCTACGCGGTTTCTAAACAAAAAGCAGCGCAAATTCAATCAGCAGTAGTACCGAAAAAATGA